The [Actinobacillus] rossii genome contains a region encoding:
- the hyfB_2 gene encoding Hydrogenase-4 component B, giving the protein MSSSVSVLFTALLVYVVGAFGSLIFSRKEQLSINISGVSGIIGGALGIIACAPVLISSNAVIDVFQTPFEFAQFSIRIDGLAAFMVCVISLLVIVTALYSFAYVQEYKGKGAGTMGFFMNWFIASMIALVVSDNAFYFLVFFEMMSLASYFLVLTEQDDNAVNAGLLYFFIAHAGSVLIMIAFFILYCYTDSFEFSAFRQAQPSVAMAFTVFVLAFLGFGAKAGMIPLHSWLPKAHPAAPSHASALMSGVMVKIGIFGIIKVGIDLLGAHNLWYGVIVLAFGAVSSVLGVLYALAEHDIKKLLAYHTVENIGIIMMGVGVGMIGIAIHHPILATVGLLGGLYHLLNHAVFKGLLFLGAGSVMYRLHTKDMDLMGGLGKLMPYTAFCFLIGTMAISALPPFNGFVSEWFTYQSLFVLSQQGSFVLKISGPIAIVMLALTGALAALCFVKVYGISFGGQPRSEKAKAAREVPKVMWMAMAILALFCVLLGVGASVITPIISKIATALVQTESFPLAENGVLVSSTEPYTALSTPIITIMLIAFFCLPFIYYRATQKYRLSDSPKGNPWACGYAYESGMASSAGGFTHALRTMFKPLYRIREILDPAPIGNKGLNMSIQGATKLEPIWEDKVTMPIAYAVPKLAQKLQWLQSGDFRVYCLYFVIALIVLLLTIAMV; this is encoded by the coding sequence ATGAGTTCTTCAGTAAGTGTACTCTTCACTGCCTTGTTGGTTTATGTCGTTGGTGCGTTCGGTTCGCTGATTTTCAGTCGAAAAGAGCAACTTTCAATCAATATATCCGGCGTGTCCGGTATCATTGGTGGAGCTTTAGGCATAATTGCCTGCGCCCCCGTTCTTATTAGCAGCAATGCAGTTATTGATGTCTTTCAAACCCCGTTTGAATTTGCCCAATTCTCTATTCGTATAGACGGATTAGCCGCATTTATGGTATGTGTGATTTCACTGTTAGTGATTGTCACGGCGCTATATTCCTTTGCCTATGTGCAAGAATATAAAGGTAAAGGCGCTGGCACGATGGGATTCTTTATGAATTGGTTCATTGCGTCGATGATCGCATTAGTGGTAAGCGATAATGCCTTCTATTTCTTAGTCTTTTTTGAAATGATGTCATTAGCATCTTACTTTTTAGTGTTAACAGAACAAGATGATAACGCGGTAAATGCAGGATTATTATATTTCTTTATCGCGCATGCTGGTTCTGTTTTGATCATGATCGCGTTCTTTATTCTCTATTGCTACACGGATAGTTTTGAATTTTCAGCTTTCAGACAAGCACAGCCTTCAGTCGCAATGGCCTTTACGGTTTTTGTTTTGGCATTTCTTGGCTTTGGAGCAAAAGCAGGAATGATCCCATTACATAGTTGGTTGCCAAAAGCTCACCCCGCAGCGCCTTCTCACGCTTCAGCTTTAATGTCTGGTGTAATGGTGAAAATCGGGATCTTTGGGATTATCAAAGTGGGTATCGATTTGCTTGGCGCGCACAACCTTTGGTATGGCGTGATTGTATTGGCTTTCGGCGCAGTGTCTTCTGTATTGGGCGTACTTTATGCACTTGCTGAACACGATATCAAAAAATTATTGGCTTATCATACAGTAGAAAATATCGGCATTATTATGATGGGTGTCGGTGTAGGTATGATTGGTATTGCAATTCATCATCCAATTTTGGCTACTGTAGGCTTATTGGGCGGTTTATACCACTTATTAAACCATGCGGTTTTCAAAGGACTATTATTCCTTGGTGCGGGTTCGGTAATGTATCGTTTGCATACAAAGGATATGGATTTAATGGGTGGTTTGGGTAAATTAATGCCTTATACCGCATTCTGTTTCTTGATAGGTACGATGGCAATTTCTGCGTTACCACCATTCAACGGATTCGTGAGTGAATGGTTTACTTATCAATCTTTATTCGTATTAAGTCAACAAGGGAGCTTTGTACTAAAAATTAGTGGTCCGATTGCCATTGTTATGTTGGCATTAACGGGGGCGTTAGCAGCGCTTTGTTTTGTTAAAGTGTACGGTATTAGCTTTGGTGGTCAACCTCGTAGTGAAAAAGCGAAAGCTGCGCGTGAAGTACCGAAAGTCATGTGGATGGCAATGGCTATTTTAGCTTTATTCTGTGTTTTATTAGGTGTGGGTGCTTCAGTGATTACCCCAATAATTAGCAAAATTGCGACCGCACTTGTCCAAACAGAAAGTTTCCCATTGGCAGAAAATGGGGTATTGGTCTCTAGCACTGAACCTTATACTGCACTTTCTACGCCAATCATTACTATTATGTTAATTGCTTTCTTCTGCCTACCTTTCATTTATTATCGTGCAACTCAAAAATATCGTTTGTCCGATAGTCCGAAAGGCAACCCATGGGCTTGTGGTTATGCTTATGAATCTGGAATGGCATCTTCTGCTGGTGGATTTACTCACGCATTACGTACTATGTTTAAACCATTGTATCGTATTCGTGAAATTTTAGATCCGGCGCCGATAGGCAACAAAGGATTAAATATGTCCATTCAGGGAGCAACAAAATTAGAACCGATTTGGGAAGACAAGGTAACAATGCCGATTGCTTATGCCGTGCCAAAATTAGCACAAAAATTGCAGTGGCTACAAAGTGGGGATTTCCGCGTATATTGCTTGTACTTTGTTATCGCACTAATTGTGTTGTTATTAACGATCGCTATGGTGTAA
- the dmsB_2 gene encoding anaerobic dimethyl sulfoxide reductase subunit B, whose translation MNSFVIGDPAGCIGCNTCMAACSEVHKAFGLQSYPRLEVMRNADVTVPILCRHCDDAPCATVCPVHAISHKDHTIQINESLCIGCKLCGIACPFGAITQHGSAPIDAPTYYEHFSFQDAVARDIRTAPNNAEVHNMLAWQPGVKAIAVKCDLCYFREDGPACVQTCPTKTLFLISEESIAQANKNKRELAMNSSPAIPK comes from the coding sequence ATGAATAGTTTTGTTATAGGAGACCCTGCAGGATGTATTGGCTGTAATACCTGTATGGCAGCTTGTAGTGAAGTACATAAAGCATTTGGTTTACAATCCTATCCACGTTTAGAAGTCATGCGAAACGCTGATGTAACAGTACCGATTTTATGTCGACACTGTGATGATGCACCTTGTGCTACTGTTTGTCCAGTACACGCCATTTCTCATAAAGATCATACCATCCAAATAAATGAAAGCCTTTGTATCGGGTGTAAACTTTGCGGCATTGCTTGTCCGTTTGGGGCAATTACCCAACACGGTAGTGCGCCGATAGATGCACCAACATACTATGAGCACTTTTCTTTCCAAGATGCAGTTGCACGAGATATTCGTACTGCACCGAACAACGCTGAAGTACATAATATGCTAGCGTGGCAACCAGGTGTCAAAGCGATTGCAGTCAAATGTGATCTTTGCTATTTCCGTGAAGATGGTCCTGCTTGTGTGCAAACTTGTCCAACGAAAACTTTATTCTTAATTAGTGAAGAAAGCATTGCGCAAGCCAATAAAAATAAACGTGAATTGGCGATGAATTCGTCACCTGCTATTCCAAAATAA
- the mrpA gene encoding Multiple resistance and pH homeostasis protein A produces MDTLALITIILPFVGAFIVGASKRHFDKIATIFAALTTLLSLVLAQQWYAAGRATITYDLLQFAQTTVFGVTLDAVSTLICFAVVGLGFLILLYSCGYLTDKNREHPHNGLPRFYALLLVFVGAMAGLVLSSTLIGQLLFFEITGACSWGLISYYQSPKAMASAMKALIITHIGAIGLYIAAAYLFSKSGTFSITALEHVDPTTKTVVLFGVLFAAWGKSAQFPMQIWLPNAMEAPTPVSAYLHAASMVKVGVYIFARAVMSAGEIPAIVGQVGLVMAMITLIYGFLMYLPQQDLKRLLAYSTITQLAYIFIGLSLAALGSKLAFLAAIAYIFNHAFAKSLFFLVAGSLSYATGTRVMTYLQGIMRTMPLVGLGFGIAALAIAGVPPFNGFFSKFPLFAAGFDLGSEHTWIAVLMIIALIESIATFVWLLYKFGQCVIGQPSEKVMQAQPLPLSMSVVLVVLMIMSVFSSVIAAWWLS; encoded by the coding sequence ATGGATACTTTAGCTCTAATTACAATCATATTGCCTTTTGTGGGGGCATTTATAGTGGGGGCGAGTAAACGGCATTTCGATAAAATTGCCACAATTTTCGCCGCACTTACAACCTTACTTAGCTTAGTTTTAGCACAGCAATGGTATGCGGCTGGACGAGCAACAATCACCTATGACCTATTACAATTTGCTCAAACTACGGTCTTTGGTGTGACATTGGACGCTGTCAGCACATTAATCTGCTTTGCTGTGGTCGGCTTAGGTTTTCTAATCCTATTATATTCTTGCGGATATTTAACTGATAAAAACCGCGAACATCCACATAATGGCTTGCCACGTTTTTATGCGTTGCTACTTGTGTTTGTGGGCGCAATGGCGGGATTAGTGTTGTCATCCACCTTGATAGGGCAACTGTTATTTTTTGAAATCACAGGAGCTTGTTCGTGGGGATTGATTAGCTATTATCAATCACCAAAAGCGATGGCTTCAGCGATGAAAGCATTAATCATCACGCATATTGGTGCGATTGGTTTGTATATTGCCGCCGCCTACTTATTCAGTAAATCAGGTACTTTCTCTATTACCGCGTTAGAACATGTGGATCCCACTACAAAAACTGTAGTGTTATTTGGGGTGTTATTTGCTGCTTGGGGGAAATCCGCGCAATTCCCAATGCAAATATGGTTGCCAAATGCGATGGAAGCACCTACACCAGTCAGTGCCTATTTGCATGCGGCATCTATGGTGAAAGTTGGGGTGTATATTTTTGCTAGAGCCGTGATGTCAGCCGGGGAGATTCCAGCGATTGTTGGGCAAGTTGGTTTGGTTATGGCGATGATTACCTTGATTTACGGTTTCTTGATGTATTTACCGCAACAGGATTTAAAACGCCTATTAGCGTATTCAACAATCACCCAATTAGCCTATATTTTCATCGGTTTATCATTGGCAGCGCTGGGATCTAAATTGGCTTTCCTGGCAGCGATTGCCTATATTTTCAACCACGCTTTCGCAAAAAGTTTATTTTTCTTGGTTGCGGGTTCCTTAAGTTATGCCACTGGCACAAGGGTAATGACCTATTTACAAGGCATTATGCGTACTATGCCTTTAGTGGGGCTTGGCTTTGGTATTGCTGCATTAGCGATTGCTGGTGTACCGCCGTTTAATGGATTTTTTAGTAAATTCCCATTATTTGCTGCGGGTTTTGATTTAGGCAGTGAGCATACGTGGATTGCAGTATTAATGATTATTGCTTTGATAGAAAGTATTGCGACCTTTGTATGGTTACTTTACAAATTTGGTCAATGTGTAATCGGTCAACCGTCAGAAAAAGTGATGCAAGCACAGCCACTACCATTATCTATGAGCGTCGTATTAGTTGTGTTAATGATAATGTCAGTATTTTCTAGTGTGATCGCTGCATGGTGGTTAAGTTAA
- the hyfB_1 gene encoding Hydrogenase-4 component B, whose product MSTEWIYALLIAPLAISLACFALRSQENRKLCTALHVTGLFLMFVFSLKVIADVLTYQQLIALNHWIYIDSLSAIFIGLIGIVGSLAGVYSIGYMNHEFQDGHIDARTYNNYHGFLHLFFFTMLISVTTNNIILMWVAIEATTLSSAFLVGTYKHRTSLEAAWKYIVICSVGVAFGLYGTILTFSDANSLLADPTQAIFWSEINQQASGLNSTLMHLAFVFILIGFGTKCGLFPMHTWLPDAHSEAPSPVSAILSAVLLNCAMLVVLRYYVLVSKAVGESYPQILLLIFGLITVAVAALFIIMQFDIKRLLAYSSIENMGLISFAFGLGGPLGVFAGLLHTINHSLAKTLLFCASGNILLKYKTRDMNQVRGLWRVAPISAVLFAGGLLALGGIPPFNIFVSEFSIVAAGIYAEKTWLVVVCLILLTIVLAGLTIMVLKTVLGKQPEHVQQGEVSYVSLVPMIALLVIMFVMGLYIADPILQLLKNSVGIILGQDNVSFGDMLVLPWQSLGQ is encoded by the coding sequence ATGAGTACAGAATGGATTTATGCGTTATTGATCGCACCTTTGGCGATTTCGTTAGCGTGCTTTGCGTTGCGATCTCAAGAAAATCGCAAACTTTGTACTGCACTTCATGTTACGGGATTATTTTTAATGTTTGTATTTTCATTAAAGGTGATTGCGGATGTGTTGACTTATCAACAATTAATCGCGTTAAACCATTGGATTTATATTGATAGTTTAAGTGCGATTTTCATTGGATTGATTGGAATTGTTGGTTCGTTGGCTGGTGTGTATTCAATTGGTTATATGAATCATGAATTTCAAGATGGGCATATTGATGCGAGAACTTATAACAATTATCACGGATTTTTGCATTTGTTCTTTTTCACTATGCTTATCTCAGTGACGACCAATAATATTATTTTGATGTGGGTTGCGATTGAAGCGACAACCTTGAGTTCAGCATTTTTAGTCGGCACTTACAAACATCGCACTTCGCTTGAGGCTGCATGGAAATATATCGTGATCTGTTCAGTTGGGGTGGCATTTGGATTGTACGGCACGATCCTAACATTCTCAGATGCGAATAGTTTACTTGCAGATCCAACACAAGCGATTTTTTGGTCTGAAATCAATCAACAAGCTAGTGGTTTAAATAGTACCTTAATGCACCTTGCCTTTGTGTTTATTCTGATTGGCTTTGGTACTAAGTGCGGTCTATTTCCGATGCATACTTGGTTGCCAGATGCACACAGTGAAGCACCTAGCCCAGTGAGTGCAATTTTATCTGCTGTCTTGCTAAATTGCGCGATGTTAGTGGTATTGCGCTACTACGTATTGGTCAGCAAAGCGGTAGGTGAAAGTTATCCGCAAATCTTATTGTTGATTTTCGGTTTGATTACGGTTGCAGTTGCTGCGTTATTTATCATTATGCAATTTGATATTAAACGTTTATTGGCGTATTCCAGTATCGAAAATATGGGGCTAATTAGCTTTGCATTCGGTTTAGGTGGTCCGCTTGGGGTTTTTGCAGGTTTGTTACACACTATTAACCATAGTTTAGCAAAAACCTTATTGTTTTGTGCGTCTGGTAACATTCTATTGAAGTATAAAACTCGCGATATGAACCAAGTCCGTGGTTTGTGGCGAGTTGCACCAATAAGTGCGGTGCTTTTTGCTGGTGGTTTATTGGCTTTAGGTGGTATTCCTCCATTTAATATCTTTGTCAGCGAATTCAGTATTGTGGCAGCTGGTATTTATGCTGAAAAAACATGGTTAGTTGTTGTTTGTTTGATTCTGCTCACAATTGTATTAGCAGGATTAACTATAATGGTATTGAAAACCGTATTAGGTAAACAACCTGAACATGTTCAACAAGGTGAAGTCAGTTATGTCAGTTTGGTACCGATGATTGCTCTTTTGGTCATCATGTTTGTAATGGGGCTTTATATTGCTGATCCGATTTTGCAACTACTCAAAAATTCGGTCGGGATTATCTTAGGGCAAGATAATGTTTCTTTCGGTGATATGTTGGTATTACCTTGGCAGAGCTTAGGTCAGTAG
- the hycE gene encoding hydrogenase 2 large subunit, translated as MELTKNTTVDPTKMLGKNYIEAINQQFPHTILDEEWSTPNQVTLTIKTNMLPDVVAYLYYQHEGWLPLVFGNDERAMNGHYAVYYVLSMEGEVKTFVTIKALVDAVSLEFPSVTPKVPAAVWGERELFDMFGLKAVGLPDQRRLVLPDDWPDDLHPLRKDSMDYRLRPDPTTATETYEFINEKGEARIVPIGPLHITSDEPGHFRLFVDGEDIIDADYRLFYVHRGMEKLAETRMGYDEVTFLADRVCGICGFTHSVAYANSVENALGLVVPQRAQWIRAILLEVERLHSHLLNIGLSSHFVGFDTGFMQFFRVREKSMTLAEVLTGARKTYGINLIGGVRRDMLKHQRQECIKLIREIRDGSKELVDILLNTPNIEQRTVNVGRLEKNIARDYSPVGPMVRGSGFTRDVRKVHPFSGYGDVPFEIFTADNCDVMSRVSVRINELFESIRIIEYMVDNLPSGELLAEGFTYKPGRFALGITEAPRGEDIHWSMLGDNQKLYRWRCRAATYANWPVLRYMLRGNTVSDAPLIIGSVDPCYSCTDRVTVVDVRKKKARTVEYKEIERYGIERKNSPLK; from the coding sequence ATGGAATTAACAAAAAATACGACGGTCGATCCGACCAAAATGCTGGGTAAAAATTATATTGAAGCGATTAATCAGCAATTCCCACATACGATTTTAGACGAAGAATGGTCAACCCCAAATCAAGTTACATTGACGATTAAAACCAATATGTTACCTGATGTTGTGGCGTATCTTTATTACCAACATGAGGGTTGGTTGCCTCTGGTGTTCGGTAATGACGAACGTGCAATGAACGGTCATTATGCGGTTTATTATGTGCTTTCAATGGAAGGTGAAGTCAAAACGTTTGTCACCATTAAAGCCTTGGTGGATGCCGTTTCGTTAGAATTTCCATCCGTTACACCAAAAGTCCCCGCGGCAGTTTGGGGCGAACGTGAACTCTTTGATATGTTCGGCTTGAAAGCGGTTGGTTTACCGGATCAACGTCGTTTGGTATTACCGGATGATTGGCCTGATGATTTGCATCCGTTGCGTAAAGATTCTATGGACTACCGTTTGCGTCCAGATCCAACGACAGCAACGGAAACCTATGAATTTATCAATGAAAAAGGCGAAGCGCGTATTGTGCCGATTGGACCGTTGCATATCACTTCGGACGAACCGGGACATTTCCGTTTGTTTGTGGACGGGGAAGATATTATTGATGCGGATTACCGCTTGTTCTATGTGCATCGTGGCATGGAAAAATTAGCAGAAACCCGCATGGGCTATGATGAAGTGACGTTCTTAGCTGACCGTGTATGTGGTATTTGCGGTTTTACTCACAGCGTTGCCTATGCCAATTCGGTGGAAAATGCATTAGGGTTGGTGGTTCCACAACGGGCGCAATGGATTCGTGCGATTTTGCTTGAAGTGGAACGTTTACACAGCCATTTATTAAATATCGGGTTATCTAGCCACTTTGTGGGTTTTGATACAGGCTTTATGCAATTTTTCCGTGTGCGTGAAAAATCCATGACCTTAGCGGAAGTGTTAACCGGTGCGCGTAAAACTTACGGTATTAATCTTATCGGCGGTGTGCGTCGCGATATGTTGAAACATCAACGCCAAGAATGTATCAAACTTATCCGCGAAATCCGTGATGGTTCGAAAGAATTGGTGGATATTTTATTAAATACACCAAATATCGAGCAACGTACCGTCAATGTGGGGCGCTTAGAGAAAAATATCGCGCGGGATTACAGTCCGGTAGGACCGATGGTGCGTGGTAGTGGTTTTACGCGCGATGTGCGTAAAGTGCATCCATTCTCTGGTTATGGTGATGTACCATTTGAAATCTTTACAGCGGATAATTGTGATGTGATGTCTCGCGTCTCTGTGCGGATTAATGAATTATTTGAAAGCATTCGCATCATTGAATACATGGTAGATAATTTACCGAGTGGCGAATTATTAGCGGAAGGCTTTACTTATAAACCGGGACGTTTTGCTTTAGGTATTACAGAAGCACCGCGCGGTGAAGATATTCACTGGTCAATGTTGGGCGATAACCAAAAACTTTATCGTTGGCGTTGTCGCGCTGCAACCTATGCTAACTGGCCAGTATTGCGTTATATGCTACGTGGTAATACGGTATCAGATGCACCATTAATTATCGGTAGTGTTGACCCTTGCTACTCTTGTACCGACCGTGTCACTGTGGTGGACGTGCGTAAGAAAAAAGCAAGAACCGTAGAATATAAAGAAATTGAACGCTACGGTATTGAGCGCAAAAACTCACCATTGAAATAG
- the hypC gene encoding hydrogenase 2 accessory protein HypG yields MCLGIPGQIVQVADTALQLATADVCGVKREVNISLICDGDPQQLINKWVLIHVGFAMSIIDEEEAKQTQEALIAMSQLEHEVSDFLGLNPK; encoded by the coding sequence ATGTGTTTAGGAATCCCAGGACAAATTGTACAGGTTGCAGATACAGCATTACAACTTGCGACTGCAGATGTTTGCGGAGTAAAACGAGAAGTAAATATTTCGCTAATTTGTGATGGTGACCCGCAGCAACTTATCAATAAATGGGTATTAATCCACGTAGGGTTTGCTATGAGCATTATCGATGAGGAAGAAGCAAAACAAACACAAGAAGCCCTGATTGCTATGAGTCAATTGGAACACGAAGTCAGTGATTTCTTGGGTTTAAATCCTAAATAA
- the hyfE gene encoding Hydrogenase-4 component E — MLIINSLAGLLILTSLCVIAAKGAKKSAIFYALQSLVLVVLFVCLAKEMQAHELYMWSIGAFITKVLLVPAILFYATKKLGDENIAGGLNNAWLIPIVAAIVVVCYFVVTPIELPLVTHLKPVLSVSLGHFLLGLLCIVSQRNILKQVFGYCLMENGSHLTLALLANKAPELVEIGVATDAIFAVIIMVVLVNKIYRQLHSLDAKQLMELKG; from the coding sequence ATGTTGATAATTAATAGCTTAGCGGGATTACTTATTCTGACTTCACTTTGTGTAATTGCCGCGAAAGGCGCGAAAAAATCAGCGATTTTTTATGCGTTACAGTCCTTGGTCTTAGTCGTGTTATTTGTATGTTTAGCGAAAGAAATGCAAGCGCACGAACTCTATATGTGGTCAATTGGCGCATTTATTACTAAAGTCTTGCTTGTTCCTGCAATTTTATTTTATGCCACCAAAAAATTGGGTGATGAAAATATTGCAGGCGGGTTAAATAATGCTTGGTTAATTCCTATTGTGGCTGCCATTGTCGTAGTGTGCTATTTCGTCGTCACGCCAATTGAATTGCCTTTGGTGACTCATTTAAAACCTGTGTTGTCAGTGTCATTAGGCCACTTCTTACTTGGATTACTTTGCATTGTGAGTCAGCGTAATATCCTAAAACAAGTTTTTGGGTATTGCTTAATGGAAAACGGCTCCCATTTAACTTTGGCATTATTGGCTAATAAAGCACCAGAATTGGTGGAAATCGGTGTAGCAACGGATGCTATCTTTGCAGTGATTATTATGGTGGTTTTAGTCAATAAAATTTACCGTCAATTACATAGCTTAGATGCAAAACAACTTATGGAATTGAAGGGGTAA
- the hycG gene encoding Hydrogenase-3 component G: MNTQIPMPVNGISTPFNVDEQLAKMKQTLLKDIQRSAYVYRVDCGGCNGCEIEIFSTITPTFDAERFGIKVVASPRHADILLFTGAVTRAMRTPAMRAYQAAPDPKICISYGACGCGGGIFHDLYCVWGGSDQIVPIDVYIPGCPPTPAATIYGFAMALGLLDQKLKGKHEVADSNAQAQVRFPNIPYDLRVSLEREARRLAGYRQGGDIADQFMRMMSEKDSVPFGVRLGEYLEREGDPRLTEILNRLHSISMPFSG; encoded by the coding sequence ATGAACACGCAAATTCCAATGCCAGTAAATGGCATTTCCACGCCGTTTAATGTAGATGAACAGTTGGCGAAAATGAAACAAACCTTATTGAAAGATATTCAACGCTCTGCCTATGTTTATCGTGTGGACTGTGGTGGTTGTAACGGATGTGAAATTGAAATTTTCAGTACCATAACGCCAACTTTTGATGCGGAGCGTTTCGGGATCAAAGTGGTTGCCTCTCCACGTCATGCGGATATTTTATTGTTTACTGGCGCAGTGACTCGTGCGATGCGTACACCCGCAATGCGTGCTTATCAAGCAGCACCCGATCCAAAAATTTGTATTTCCTATGGTGCATGTGGTTGTGGTGGTGGAATTTTCCACGATCTTTATTGTGTTTGGGGTGGAAGTGATCAAATTGTGCCGATTGACGTCTATATTCCAGGTTGCCCACCGACACCAGCCGCAACCATTTACGGTTTTGCTATGGCATTAGGTTTATTGGATCAAAAACTAAAAGGTAAACATGAAGTAGCAGATAGCAATGCGCAAGCACAAGTACGTTTCCCGAATATTCCGTACGACTTACGTGTCAGTCTAGAGCGTGAAGCGCGTCGTTTGGCGGGTTATCGTCAAGGCGGCGATATCGCTGATCAATTTATGCGAATGATGAGCGAAAAAGATAGCGTGCCTTTTGGTGTGCGTTTAGGCGAATATTTGGAACGAGAAGGTGATCCGCGTTTAACGGAAATTCTTAATCGATTACATTCTATTAGTATGCCATTTTCGGGATAA
- the nuoI gene encoding NADH-quinone oxidoreductase subunit I, which translates to MFKLLKTVFKTGDATTKYPFKPYEVDPDFRGKPELNSDQCIVCAACTMACPANALTMRTNPENGERVWSLFLGRCIFCGRCEEVCPTKAIRLTQDFELSVANKQDLYQETTFTTTNCQQCGKPFISNKELNYTVELLKQIEQGDTSVQQKLSVLHTCPDCKRQNSLEKTAGMERHMHLKLSAFDHREVNK; encoded by the coding sequence ATGTTTAAGTTACTTAAAACAGTATTTAAAACAGGGGATGCTACCACAAAATATCCTTTCAAACCTTATGAAGTGGATCCCGATTTTCGTGGTAAACCTGAATTAAATTCCGATCAATGTATTGTTTGTGCTGCTTGTACAATGGCATGTCCAGCTAACGCATTGACGATGCGAACCAACCCAGAAAATGGTGAGCGTGTGTGGTCATTATTTTTAGGTCGTTGTATTTTCTGTGGACGTTGTGAAGAAGTTTGTCCAACGAAAGCGATTCGTTTAACTCAAGATTTTGAATTGTCAGTAGCAAACAAACAAGATCTCTATCAAGAAACCACTTTCACTACGACAAACTGCCAACAATGCGGAAAACCATTTATCTCAAATAAAGAGCTGAACTATACAGTTGAATTATTAAAACAGATAGAACAGGGTGATACATCGGTACAACAAAAATTATCTGTTTTACATACTTGTCCAGATTGTAAGCGTCAGAACAGTTTAGAGAAAACAGCAGGAATGGAGCGTCATATGCATCTTAAATTAAGTGCATTTGATCACAGGGAGGTAAACAAATGA
- the hyfC gene encoding Hydrogenase-4 component C encodes MITLPSEISTSSAMFLLAVVQALLLLVLAPLFSGISRMIRARIQSRRGPGVLQDYRDIAKLMKRQNILPENAGWVSKCMPYVLLSSTLVVAMGLPLFTRISPFGAGGDLITAVYLLALFRFFFSIAGLDSNSTFSSLGASREVTLGVLVEPILMLALLVIALIVGSTNFGVISTTLASSWQYPIATLMALVACAFAVFIEMGKIPFDLAEAEQELQEGPLTEYSGPALALIKVGLSLKSMVVAAIFVSVLLPFGSAESLTLSAVIFGVIFFFIKLLVAYVIACVIENSLARTRFMLTGKFTRVGFGISVLAFVFYLTGL; translated from the coding sequence ATGATTACGTTACCTTCAGAAATCTCAACTTCAAGTGCCATGTTCTTACTTGCTGTGGTGCAAGCGCTATTATTGTTAGTTTTAGCACCTCTGTTTTCAGGCATTTCCAGAATGATTCGTGCGCGAATTCAATCTCGTCGTGGACCGGGCGTTTTGCAAGATTATCGTGATATTGCCAAATTAATGAAACGTCAAAACATATTGCCAGAAAATGCAGGTTGGGTATCAAAATGCATGCCTTATGTGTTGCTTAGCTCTACTTTAGTGGTAGCGATGGGGTTGCCATTATTTACGCGCATATCGCCTTTTGGCGCAGGTGGGGATTTGATTACTGCAGTCTATCTATTAGCCTTATTCCGTTTCTTCTTTTCTATTGCGGGTCTTGATAGTAACAGTACGTTTTCTAGTCTTGGTGCGAGTCGCGAAGTAACTTTGGGTGTGTTAGTGGAGCCGATTTTAATGTTGGCATTATTAGTGATTGCTTTAATTGTTGGCTCTACTAATTTTGGTGTGATCAGTACGACTTTAGCAAGTTCATGGCAATATCCGATCGCGACATTAATGGCGTTAGTCGCTTGTGCATTTGCCGTTTTTATTGAAATGGGAAAAATTCCTTTCGATTTAGCGGAAGCGGAACAAGAATTGCAAGAAGGTCCATTGACTGAATATTCTGGTCCAGCGTTAGCATTAATTAAAGTTGGGTTAAGTTTGAAATCCATGGTTGTCGCAGCTATTTTTGTTAGTGTGCTATTGCCTTTCGGTTCAGCTGAATCCTTAACATTAAGTGCGGTCATTTTTGGTGTGATTTTTTTCTTCATCAAATTGTTGGTTGCATACGTGATTGCTTGTGTGATTGAAAATAGTTTAGCAAGAACACGTTTTATGTTAACGGGAAAATTTACACGGGTCGGCTTTGGTATTTCGGTACTGGCTTTTGTGTTTTATCTTACTGGATTGTAA